A stretch of Schaalia odontolytica DNA encodes these proteins:
- a CDS encoding SdrD B-like domain-containing protein translates to MSRLRPFRARVGVAGAASLAALSLLVTSLTPLAMRASAADESTQSPDVATSQEAATASSNSETADAPAAEAGVEAPAAEAGAEAPATEVAPEDQPRTRRARAVADDSATLALNVVNDSETLRIHDEQITTINFSCSSVTTPCKGAEIELTLPGPITPDGLKLIERGYMVVPVTGDSVARTATYTENKPDGTRVQRYVFKMKDPLPAGTSDRIQVSWYYNYNDAPNNSTTTQKVTFSAQNAEKVENELTTTWTADTDIAIEKSGPTNKANFPAVGGEATYKLRYGYQQIDQDNPNKVGIRWNGSAMKSNSLNALGLVGVQNIKVVDPLPAKAVFVTASDGGVYDPATHTVTWSYDRWFWQNPLESTVTVKYPEGTVSLDDTVTNKATISAEVMNDPKTTLTKSSEITHGFAERKVGGRISKAGGDWQHYVRNMRAPWRFGTFNTGNTTLHTHWDDTLPCTWSSQDAKAAGAACDTPTFVGPYQFNIFGKSGYEDNGGWTLEYWTNKGNHETVNYTKTSGLTLPEGEWITRFTIDSDVAPQTNASIFFYGTINPALPTKEPADFASHYNPVSPPEKYYDYQASPDYVRFQNCASGTLTDKDTGAVVASSDELCSWMRVRDEFPSVQAYKVVRTNPVVVGKPANFFINGTAKAKSEGGTPTPFTIVDLLPVGFDVDDASKIVPEKRSTLKNPDGTPYDLSKVTVEIEKNYNNTGRTLIRWNVPDPVEGSLYSSFDVNVLATAPAGKNTNDAMAFMPGDGAKATTEDKSQRNWNYCIGSRAVDTFDVNKNGSTTDYVCNAAFDFNVATTPSMAITKEVKGNKNADFVPAGEIAEIDPGADGAYRFTISNAGNTPLTKVVAYDILPHLNDVGVGPASSQARGSHWKPNLNSTAWAFESVKEKPGRDPEVTAVPASDITVQYSTVPNPCRGEVLSAGGAMNDAPAGCTPNAWGDAPADLTQITGFRLVMNRDIEPGEKIRFVATMTSPVTANLIAWNSVAMSGGSMLNGKVSYLLPNEAPKVGINVSSDVELTKTVARAKMNGDEPVRDANGVIETVESDEVIMPGDYMLYKVNLKAKGPAVASGMNVADALPSGVEYVSSETRVCQDGATYPCTGPVYATASYDPAAGTWSAMESGILNTNLNVGGTETLYVLVKVKPSTEGSTITNTATLGEFDQVDSNKDNNKDSATFKVGGTLSGTIYNDVKAWWFFSEGTGKPFEGVTVRLLDADGNPVKDSSGADITTKTDADGKYTFTRLPMGSYKVEVVPGEVKVDGTDVNLADYKQTFAYGSSMTSAQIGKGKLVTPDPITLTSAAPNVTRIDFGFVKPVSVGNFVWFDANKDGIQDADEVGVAGVTVTLDQPLGMDPVLDADGNVVKPVITDANGKYVFTNLLPGPYEVTFTIPDGYSETARYAGDDTAVDSDGAQTWPVLKQGEDDMTVDLGLVADGTIGDTLFWDVDNNGGSEPSGADKPLAGVTVKLTYTTPAGVEKTLTTVTDENGKYSFKDLAPGDYVVTVDKASLATVCPECTAQTHAPSGDLTASEGQELSLTSKVTLSPGKMTNNDQDWAFTGVANTAIVKAIAEPAEVPAGGFTPGTSVTYTLTVTNEGPSPATGVIAQDKLPSGVTFVSAQGDGTYDAASGKWDLSTEVIEKGATRTLRITVTIDASAAGSVVTNTATIEKQDQIGDKKPDNTSSVPLTAGYTIAGKLYNDADASFSSSDSEAPYAGVTVALLKKDGTPVLDKDGNPMTAVTDAEGKYSFVGLPLGEYTVSVVDPTSGPLAGTKPTEAYTGRYKTTADVTIAEATGSVIDVNFGFVKPASVGDKVWMDVNRDGIQDADEPAMPGVTVTLTRADGSAVTDASGNPVAAVTTDANGQYKFENLLPGDYKVTFTNPAGYEATVSDAGDDRGADSNGTEAAVSLTQGQDDATVDYGLVGTGVIGDQLFVDVNQNGGSAPDAGDKPLAGVKVTLTWTGPGGITRTYETTTDAEGKYKFENLLPGEYKVSVDPQSLLKAEPLLDVLTHSPAGDVDAKKVVSEDAKADKDKLAQAFNLNTSVTLTGENNSNLDQDWGFGISADTAILKAITDPDEQAQESFEFTPGQRVTYTLTLTNNGPGVATGVKASDELPSGVSFVEAQGDGSYDSATGVWDLSGLTLAKGDVKKITITVEITGEGAGKLVTNVARITHQDQAGDDPTNNESSASFKGGYNLGGTIYRDSDASYSKSDSEQRFKGVTVALLNEDGTPVLDANGDPMTATTDENGAYQFVGLAPASYRVVIVDPDKGDLAGLIPTQAYTGKGETQASVTISDASVQGVDFGLVAPATIGDRVWNDADGNGADNGEPGVPGVTVILKDANGVEVGRTTTDANGNYRFTGLVPGTYTVDIEVPAGFNAATTSMTVTVGEGEEKLDVDFPLTVIPAPTPATTVAKVLARTGSDASVLGGMAAVAAIAGFAALAGKRRREREDA, encoded by the coding sequence ATGTCTCGACTGCGTCCGTTCCGCGCCCGTGTGGGCGTTGCGGGTGCTGCCAGCCTGGCCGCTCTCTCGCTTCTCGTCACGTCGCTGACACCCCTCGCCATGCGAGCCAGCGCCGCCGACGAAAGCACGCAATCGCCCGACGTAGCAACCTCCCAGGAAGCTGCCACGGCCTCGTCCAACTCTGAGACCGCCGACGCGCCTGCCGCCGAGGCCGGGGTCGAAGCCCCCGCCGCCGAGGCTGGTGCTGAGGCTCCCGCCACCGAGGTCGCCCCCGAGGATCAGCCCCGCACGCGCCGCGCCCGCGCCGTTGCGGACGATTCCGCGACGCTGGCTCTGAACGTCGTCAACGACTCGGAGACCCTGCGTATTCACGACGAGCAGATCACGACGATCAACTTCTCCTGCTCCTCGGTGACCACCCCCTGTAAGGGTGCCGAAATCGAGCTGACGCTGCCCGGCCCCATCACGCCGGACGGCCTGAAGCTCATCGAGCGCGGCTACATGGTCGTCCCCGTCACCGGCGACAGCGTCGCCAGGACGGCGACCTATACCGAGAACAAGCCGGACGGCACCCGCGTGCAGCGCTACGTCTTCAAGATGAAGGATCCGCTGCCCGCCGGCACGTCCGACCGTATCCAGGTCTCCTGGTACTACAACTACAACGACGCGCCGAACAACTCGACGACCACCCAGAAGGTGACCTTCAGCGCGCAGAATGCTGAGAAGGTCGAGAACGAGCTCACCACCACGTGGACCGCCGACACCGACATCGCGATCGAGAAGAGCGGCCCCACCAACAAGGCGAACTTCCCCGCCGTTGGTGGTGAGGCGACCTACAAGCTGCGCTACGGCTATCAGCAGATCGACCAGGACAACCCCAACAAGGTCGGTATCCGCTGGAACGGCTCCGCGATGAAGTCCAACAGCCTGAACGCGCTCGGCTTGGTTGGTGTCCAGAACATCAAGGTCGTCGATCCGCTGCCCGCCAAGGCCGTCTTCGTCACGGCCTCCGACGGTGGCGTCTACGATCCGGCGACCCACACCGTCACCTGGTCCTACGACCGCTGGTTCTGGCAGAACCCGCTCGAGTCGACCGTCACCGTCAAGTACCCCGAGGGTACGGTATCGCTCGATGACACGGTCACCAACAAGGCAACCATCAGCGCCGAGGTCATGAACGACCCGAAGACCACCCTCACGAAGAGCTCCGAAATCACGCACGGCTTCGCCGAGCGTAAGGTCGGTGGCCGCATCAGCAAGGCCGGTGGCGACTGGCAGCACTATGTTCGCAACATGAGGGCCCCTTGGCGTTTCGGCACCTTCAACACTGGTAACACGACGCTGCACACGCACTGGGACGATACCCTGCCGTGCACCTGGTCCTCTCAGGATGCTAAGGCCGCCGGTGCAGCCTGTGACACCCCTACGTTCGTCGGCCCCTACCAGTTCAACATTTTCGGCAAGTCCGGCTACGAGGACAACGGTGGCTGGACCCTCGAGTACTGGACCAACAAGGGTAACCACGAGACCGTCAACTACACGAAGACGAGTGGCCTCACCCTGCCCGAGGGCGAGTGGATCACCCGCTTCACGATCGACTCCGACGTGGCGCCCCAGACCAACGCGTCCATCTTCTTCTACGGCACGATCAACCCCGCTCTGCCGACGAAGGAGCCCGCGGACTTCGCCTCGCACTACAACCCTGTGTCCCCTCCGGAGAAGTACTACGACTACCAGGCCTCCCCGGATTACGTGCGCTTCCAGAACTGCGCCAGCGGTACTTTGACTGATAAGGACACAGGCGCCGTCGTCGCGTCGAGCGACGAGCTCTGCTCCTGGATGCGCGTGCGCGACGAGTTCCCCTCCGTGCAGGCCTACAAGGTCGTGCGCACCAACCCCGTGGTTGTGGGTAAGCCCGCTAACTTCTTCATCAACGGCACCGCTAAGGCGAAGTCCGAGGGTGGCACGCCCACTCCGTTCACGATCGTTGACCTCCTCCCCGTGGGCTTTGACGTGGACGATGCTTCCAAGATCGTTCCCGAGAAGCGCTCGACGCTGAAGAACCCCGACGGCACCCCCTACGACCTGAGCAAGGTCACGGTGGAGATCGAGAAGAACTACAACAACACCGGCCGCACCCTCATCCGTTGGAACGTTCCGGACCCGGTCGAGGGCAGCCTGTACTCGTCCTTCGACGTCAACGTTCTCGCCACGGCTCCGGCTGGTAAGAACACGAACGACGCCATGGCGTTCATGCCCGGCGACGGCGCGAAGGCGACCACCGAGGATAAGAGCCAGCGCAACTGGAACTACTGCATCGGTAGCCGCGCGGTCGACACCTTCGACGTGAACAAGAACGGCTCGACCACCGACTACGTGTGTAACGCCGCATTCGACTTCAACGTGGCCACGACCCCCTCGATGGCAATCACGAAGGAAGTCAAGGGCAACAAGAACGCCGACTTCGTTCCGGCCGGTGAGATCGCCGAGATCGACCCGGGTGCCGACGGCGCCTACCGTTTCACGATCTCCAACGCGGGTAACACCCCGCTGACCAAGGTCGTGGCCTACGACATCCTGCCGCACCTGAACGACGTGGGTGTCGGCCCCGCCTCCTCGCAGGCCCGTGGCTCCCACTGGAAGCCGAACCTGAACTCCACGGCGTGGGCGTTCGAGTCGGTGAAGGAGAAGCCGGGTCGCGATCCCGAGGTCACGGCTGTTCCGGCCTCGGACATCACGGTCCAGTACTCGACGGTTCCCAACCCCTGCCGCGGCGAGGTCCTCTCTGCGGGTGGCGCCATGAACGACGCCCCCGCCGGTTGTACCCCCAACGCGTGGGGCGACGCTCCTGCCGACCTGACGCAGATCACCGGCTTCCGCCTGGTGATGAACCGCGACATTGAGCCGGGTGAGAAGATCCGCTTCGTCGCGACCATGACCTCCCCGGTCACCGCCAACCTGATTGCCTGGAACTCTGTGGCTATGTCCGGTGGCTCCATGCTCAACGGCAAGGTGTCCTACCTGCTGCCGAACGAGGCCCCCAAGGTCGGCATTAACGTGTCCTCCGATGTGGAGCTCACCAAGACGGTTGCTCGGGCGAAGATGAACGGTGATGAACCGGTTCGTGACGCTAACGGTGTCATCGAGACGGTTGAGTCCGACGAGGTCATCATGCCGGGTGACTACATGCTGTACAAGGTGAACCTGAAGGCCAAGGGTCCGGCGGTTGCCTCGGGCATGAACGTTGCCGACGCTCTGCCTTCTGGCGTGGAGTACGTGTCCTCCGAGACGCGTGTCTGCCAGGATGGTGCGACGTACCCCTGCACGGGCCCGGTGTACGCCACCGCTTCCTACGATCCGGCTGCCGGCACCTGGAGTGCGATGGAGTCCGGCATTCTCAACACCAACCTCAACGTTGGCGGTACCGAGACGCTGTACGTCCTCGTGAAGGTCAAGCCCTCGACGGAGGGTTCGACCATTACGAACACGGCGACCCTGGGTGAGTTCGATCAGGTCGACTCCAACAAGGACAACAACAAGGACAGCGCGACCTTCAAGGTGGGTGGCACCCTGTCGGGCACCATCTATAACGATGTGAAAGCCTGGTGGTTCTTCAGCGAAGGCACCGGTAAGCCTTTCGAGGGTGTGACGGTTCGTCTGCTCGATGCTGACGGCAACCCGGTGAAGGATTCGTCCGGCGCCGACATCACCACGAAGACCGATGCTGACGGTAAGTACACCTTCACCCGTCTGCCGATGGGCTCGTACAAGGTCGAGGTCGTGCCGGGTGAGGTGAAGGTTGATGGCACCGACGTGAACCTGGCCGACTACAAGCAGACCTTCGCGTATGGCTCGTCGATGACGAGTGCCCAGATTGGTAAGGGCAAGCTCGTGACGCCGGACCCGATCACCCTGACGAGTGCCGCGCCGAACGTGACCAGGATCGATTTTGGTTTTGTCAAGCCTGTGTCGGTGGGTAACTTCGTGTGGTTCGACGCGAACAAGGACGGCATTCAGGATGCGGATGAGGTCGGCGTTGCCGGCGTCACCGTTACCCTGGATCAGCCGCTGGGCATGGACCCGGTCCTTGATGCCGACGGTAATGTCGTCAAGCCTGTGATCACGGACGCCAACGGCAAGTACGTGTTCACGAACCTGCTGCCCGGCCCCTATGAAGTGACCTTTACCATCCCGGATGGCTACTCCGAGACCGCGAGGTATGCGGGCGATGATACTGCCGTCGATTCTGACGGCGCGCAAACATGGCCTGTTCTGAAGCAGGGCGAGGACGACATGACCGTTGACCTTGGTTTGGTTGCCGACGGCACGATTGGTGACACCCTGTTCTGGGACGTCGACAACAACGGCGGTTCCGAGCCCTCGGGTGCGGACAAGCCGCTGGCCGGCGTGACCGTCAAGCTGACCTACACGACCCCCGCGGGCGTGGAGAAGACGCTGACCACGGTCACGGACGAGAACGGCAAGTACTCGTTCAAGGACCTGGCTCCCGGCGATTACGTCGTGACTGTTGACAAGGCCTCCCTTGCCACCGTGTGCCCCGAGTGCACCGCTCAGACCCACGCCCCGTCGGGCGACCTGACGGCCTCTGAGGGCCAGGAGCTCTCCCTCACCTCCAAGGTGACGCTGAGCCCCGGCAAGATGACGAACAACGACCAGGACTGGGCGTTCACCGGCGTCGCCAACACGGCGATCGTCAAGGCGATTGCGGAGCCGGCCGAGGTTCCGGCGGGTGGCTTCACCCCCGGCACGTCCGTCACCTACACGCTGACCGTCACGAACGAGGGCCCGAGCCCCGCGACCGGCGTCATCGCGCAGGATAAGCTCCCGTCGGGCGTGACCTTCGTGTCCGCGCAGGGCGATGGCACCTACGATGCCGCCTCCGGCAAGTGGGACCTGAGCACTGAGGTGATCGAGAAGGGCGCGACGCGCACCCTGCGCATCACCGTCACCATCGACGCTTCCGCCGCCGGCTCGGTTGTGACCAACACGGCCACGATCGAGAAGCAGGATCAGATCGGCGACAAGAAGCCGGACAACACCTCGTCCGTGCCGCTGACCGCCGGCTACACGATCGCTGGCAAGCTCTACAACGATGCCGACGCGTCGTTCAGCTCCAGCGACTCCGAGGCCCCGTACGCGGGCGTCACGGTTGCGCTCCTCAAGAAGGACGGCACCCCCGTCCTCGACAAGGACGGCAACCCGATGACGGCTGTGACCGACGCCGAGGGTAAGTACTCCTTCGTGGGTCTGCCGCTGGGCGAGTACACGGTCAGCGTCGTTGATCCGACGTCCGGTCCTCTGGCGGGCACCAAGCCCACCGAGGCCTACACCGGTCGCTACAAGACCACCGCGGACGTGACCATCGCTGAGGCGACCGGTTCGGTCATCGATGTGAACTTCGGTTTCGTCAAGCCTGCTTCCGTTGGTGACAAGGTGTGGATGGACGTCAACCGTGACGGCATCCAGGACGCCGACGAGCCGGCCATGCCGGGCGTGACGGTGACCCTGACCCGCGCCGACGGCTCTGCCGTGACGGACGCGTCGGGTAACCCGGTTGCGGCCGTGACTACCGACGCGAACGGACAGTACAAGTTCGAGAACCTGCTGCCCGGCGACTACAAGGTGACCTTCACGAACCCTGCGGGTTATGAGGCCACCGTGTCGGATGCTGGCGATGATCGTGGCGCGGACTCTAATGGCACCGAGGCTGCGGTGAGCCTTACCCAGGGCCAGGACGATGCGACCGTGGATTACGGTCTGGTCGGTACCGGCGTCATCGGTGATCAGCTGTTCGTGGATGTCAACCAGAATGGTGGGTCTGCCCCTGATGCTGGTGACAAGCCGCTGGCGGGTGTGAAGGTGACGCTGACCTGGACGGGTCCGGGTGGTATCACTCGCACGTACGAGACCACCACGGATGCTGAGGGTAAGTACAAGTTCGAGAACCTGCTGCCGGGCGAGTACAAGGTCTCGGTTGATCCGCAGTCGCTTCTGAAGGCTGAGCCGCTGCTGGATGTGTTGACGCATTCGCCTGCGGGTGATGTGGATGCCAAGAAGGTTGTGTCTGAGGATGCGAAGGCCGATAAGGACAAGCTGGCGCAGGCGTTCAACCTGAATACGTCGGTGACGCTGACGGGTGAGAACAACTCGAACCTGGATCAGGACTGGGGCTTCGGTATCTCCGCTGACACTGCGATCCTGAAGGCGATCACCGATCCGGATGAGCAGGCTCAGGAATCCTTCGAGTTCACCCCGGGTCAGCGCGTGACCTACACGCTGACGCTGACCAATAACGGTCCGGGAGTGGCCACTGGCGTGAAGGCCTCTGATGAGCTTCCCTCTGGTGTTTCCTTCGTGGAGGCCCAGGGTGACGGCTCCTACGACTCGGCCACTGGTGTGTGGGATCTGTCTGGCCTGACCCTGGCCAAGGGTGATGTCAAGAAGATCACGATCACGGTTGAGATCACCGGTGAGGGCGCGGGCAAGCTGGTCACCAACGTTGCTCGTATTACTCACCAGGATCAGGCAGGCGATGACCCGACCAACAACGAGTCCTCGGCCTCGTTCAAGGGCGGATACAACCTGGGTGGCACGATCTACCGTGACTCGGACGCCTCCTACTCCAAGAGTGATTCCGAGCAGCGCTTCAAGGGCGTCACCGTCGCTCTGCTGAACGAGGATGGCACCCCGGTGCTCGACGCGAACGGTGATCCGATGACTGCGACCACGGATGAGAATGGTGCCTACCAGTTTGTGGGTCTGGCTCCCGCCTCGTACCGCGTCGTGATCGTGGATCCCGACAAGGGTGATCTGGCTGGTCTGATTCCGACCCAGGCCTACACGGGCAAGGGCGAGACCCAGGCGTCGGTCACCATCTCCGACGCGTCGGTGCAGGGCGTGGACTTCGGTCTGGTTGCCCCCGCCACGATCGGTGATCGTGTGTGGAATGACGCCGATGGTAACGGTGCGGATAACGGCGAGCCGGGTGTGCCTGGTGTGACCGTGATCCTCAAGGACGCCAATGGCGTGGAGGTGGGTCGTACCACCACCGACGCTAACGGTAACTACCGCTTCACTGGGCTGGTTCCGGGCACCTACACGGTCGATATTGAGGTTCCTGCCGGGTTTAACGCGGCCACGACCTCGATGACGGTCACGGTTGGTGAGGGTGAGGAGAAGCTGGATGTGGACTTCCCGCTCACGGTGATCCCGGCTCCGACTCCGGCTACCACGGTTGCGAAGGTTCTGGCTCGTACCGGCTCGGATGCGTCCGTGCTGGGCGGTATGGCGGCCGTGGCTGCTATCGCTGGCTTCGCGGCTCTGGCGGGCAAGCGCCGCCGCGAGCGTGAGGATGCCTAA
- a CDS encoding AGE family epimerase/isomerase codes for MGWFDSIEHNRWLSGHMQALIEEAEGAIVATGFAHLDADGKPDPTRSIDLAVTGRMAYVFSLGALMGLPGTRRYADHAVKALTSYFTDPVNGGMWFAIKPEPDADGHGVPWDEDARVKSQYHTVYALLGVAAATVANRPGAHELLNRMLEEQKELWADDYGLVWDQYDEAFNEPVPVHTLGTLIHTIEAYMAAAEATTEPEWLDRAEKMTAFAYKVASKNGWRIPEFFDEKWEPSPEAGKLLNDGRRYYEGYVTGHSMQLGRFALQVRAGLRSMGWTVPDYLLEMGTELFERARVDGWRRTDGNPGFSTGVNDEGDPVPGEDEHQQWVVCEGVCATVAVRRAMLDDGARVSDVEHFEHCYRSFVDYIHDYLISQPGRWVRRLGPRNENVQPAKSSRWDVYHAVQATLAIRLPLWPPTAPALSRGLLDRPEEPAPDKKSWNFFGLRG; via the coding sequence GTGGGATGGTTTGATTCCATCGAACATAACCGTTGGCTGAGCGGCCACATGCAGGCACTCATTGAAGAGGCAGAAGGCGCGATTGTCGCGACTGGTTTCGCGCACCTCGACGCCGATGGAAAGCCCGACCCGACCCGATCGATCGACCTGGCCGTCACGGGTCGCATGGCCTACGTGTTCTCGCTCGGTGCGCTCATGGGTCTGCCTGGCACTCGTCGCTACGCCGACCACGCCGTCAAGGCGCTCACCAGCTACTTCACGGACCCCGTCAACGGCGGCATGTGGTTCGCGATCAAGCCTGAGCCCGACGCTGATGGCCACGGCGTGCCGTGGGACGAGGACGCGCGCGTCAAGTCGCAGTACCACACGGTGTACGCGCTGCTGGGCGTCGCCGCCGCGACGGTCGCGAACCGCCCCGGAGCCCACGAGCTGCTCAACCGCATGCTCGAGGAGCAGAAGGAGCTGTGGGCCGACGACTACGGCCTCGTGTGGGATCAATACGACGAGGCCTTCAATGAGCCCGTCCCCGTGCACACACTCGGTACCCTCATCCACACGATCGAGGCCTACATGGCCGCGGCCGAGGCCACGACCGAGCCCGAATGGCTTGATCGCGCCGAGAAGATGACGGCCTTTGCGTACAAGGTTGCCTCAAAGAACGGTTGGCGCATCCCCGAGTTCTTCGACGAGAAGTGGGAGCCCAGCCCCGAGGCGGGCAAGCTCCTCAACGACGGACGCCGCTACTACGAGGGCTACGTGACCGGCCACTCCATGCAGCTCGGTCGCTTTGCGCTGCAGGTGCGCGCGGGCCTGCGGTCGATGGGCTGGACCGTGCCCGACTACCTCCTCGAGATGGGAACCGAGCTCTTCGAGCGTGCACGCGTCGACGGATGGCGTCGCACCGACGGCAACCCCGGTTTCTCCACCGGCGTCAATGACGAGGGCGACCCCGTGCCCGGCGAGGACGAGCATCAGCAGTGGGTCGTCTGCGAGGGCGTGTGCGCCACCGTCGCCGTGCGCCGCGCCATGCTGGACGACGGCGCCCGCGTCTCCGACGTCGAGCACTTCGAGCACTGCTACCGCTCCTTCGTCGACTACATCCACGACTACCTCATCAGCCAGCCCGGTCGATGGGTGCGTCGCCTCGGTCCCCGCAACGAGAACGTCCAGCCCGCCAAGTCGTCGCGCTGGGACGTCTACCATGCCGTCCAGGCGACGCTCGCGATCCGCCTGCCGCTGTGGCCGCCAACGGCCCCCGCTCTCTCGCGCGGCCTCCTCGATCGCCCCGAGGAACCGGCCCCCGATAAGAAGTCCTGGAACTTCTTCGGGCTGCGCGGCTGA
- the pgm gene encoding phosphoglucomutase (alpha-D-glucose-1,6-bisphosphate-dependent): protein MHERAGTRALPEDLINVDDVISAYYDITPDPTDVGQRVVFGTSGHRGSSLDAKFNEAHIIAITAAIIEYRASQGFNGPLFIGRDTHALSEPAWRTALEVLAAAGIDTRIDSRGSYTPTPAVSVAILGANGAPGNLRTEGDGLADGIVVTPSHNPPRDGGFKYNPPHGGPADTDATGWIAARANELLDSGEWKNVPRVTGSDLLHDPNIKPFDYLDFYVSQLDQVIDIEAIRKAGVRIGADPLGGASIDYWAAIGEHYGLDLTVVNPEVDPAWPFMTLDWDGKIRMDCSSPYAMASLREAMTPDAEGNTPYDIATGNDADSDRHGIVTPDGLMNPNHFLAVAIEYLFTHRPGWNADAAVGKTLVSSALIDRVVASMGRDLIEVPVGFKYFVPGLLSGTVGFGGEESAGASFLRKDGTVWSTDKDGIILALLASEILAVTGKTPSQLHEEQVERFGASAYARIDAAASREEKAKLAALSADDVTATELAGDPIVAKLVRAPGNDAPIGGLKVTTESAWFAARPSGTEDVYKIYGESFKGAEHLAQVQEAAKQVVSDALNG, encoded by the coding sequence ATGCATGAACGAGCTGGCACACGTGCCCTACCTGAAGACCTCATCAACGTCGACGATGTCATCTCCGCTTACTACGACATCACGCCCGACCCGACCGACGTGGGACAGCGCGTCGTGTTCGGCACCTCGGGTCACCGCGGATCCTCGCTGGACGCCAAGTTCAACGAGGCGCACATCATCGCCATCACCGCTGCGATCATCGAGTACCGCGCCTCCCAGGGCTTCAACGGTCCTCTGTTTATCGGCCGCGACACCCACGCCCTGAGCGAGCCCGCGTGGCGCACCGCCCTGGAGGTCCTCGCGGCCGCCGGCATCGACACGCGCATCGACTCGCGTGGCTCCTACACGCCCACCCCCGCCGTGTCCGTCGCCATCCTCGGCGCGAACGGCGCCCCGGGTAACCTGCGCACCGAGGGCGACGGCCTGGCCGACGGCATCGTCGTCACCCCCAGCCACAACCCCCCGCGCGACGGCGGCTTCAAGTACAACCCGCCTCACGGCGGCCCCGCCGACACCGACGCGACCGGCTGGATCGCGGCGCGCGCCAACGAGCTCCTCGACTCGGGCGAATGGAAGAACGTTCCCCGCGTCACCGGCTCGGACCTGCTGCACGACCCGAACATCAAGCCCTTCGACTACCTGGACTTCTACGTCTCGCAGCTCGACCAGGTCATCGACATCGAAGCCATCCGCAAGGCGGGCGTGCGCATCGGTGCGGACCCGCTCGGCGGCGCGTCGATCGACTACTGGGCCGCCATCGGCGAGCACTACGGCCTCGACCTGACCGTCGTGAACCCCGAGGTTGACCCGGCGTGGCCGTTTATGACCCTGGACTGGGACGGCAAGATCCGCATGGACTGCTCCTCGCCCTACGCGATGGCGTCCCTGCGCGAGGCCATGACCCCCGACGCCGAGGGCAATACCCCCTACGACATCGCGACCGGCAACGACGCGGACTCGGACCGTCACGGCATCGTCACCCCCGACGGCCTGATGAACCCGAACCACTTCCTGGCCGTCGCCATCGAGTACCTGTTCACGCACCGCCCCGGCTGGAACGCCGACGCGGCCGTGGGCAAGACCCTCGTGTCCTCCGCGCTCATCGACCGCGTCGTGGCCTCCATGGGCCGCGACCTCATCGAGGTGCCCGTGGGCTTCAAGTACTTCGTGCCCGGCCTGCTGTCCGGCACCGTCGGTTTCGGCGGCGAGGAGAGCGCGGGAGCCTCGTTCCTGCGCAAGGACGGCACCGTGTGGTCGACCGATAAGGACGGCATCATCCTGGCGCTGCTCGCCTCGGAGATCCTAGCCGTGACCGGCAAGACCCCCTCCCAGCTGCACGAGGAGCAGGTCGAGCGCTTCGGTGCCTCCGCCTACGCCCGTATCGACGCTGCCGCCTCCCGCGAGGAGAAGGCGAAGCTCGCAGCCCTGTCTGCGGACGACGTGACCGCGACCGAGCTGGCCGGCGACCCGATCGTCGCCAAGCTGGTGCGTGCGCCCGGCAACGACGCGCCCATCGGCGGCCTGAAGGTGACAACCGAGTCCGCGTGGTTCGCCGCGCGCCCGTCGGGCACCGAGGACGTCTACAAGATCTACGGCGAGTCCTTCAAGGGTGCCGAGCACCTGGCCCAGGTCCAGGAGGCCGCCAAGCAGGTCGTGTCCGACGCCCTGAACGGCTGA
- a CDS encoding DUF4853 domain-containing protein, whose amino-acid sequence MNPEQKENLERAASLEPIEAFKRDVEPAIIRARDTLMTRENYRSYDGNDYIYRNVVGDQVLFSMVSRTYNFEERDPARVRAAFDTELGPLGFDFREHVYEDDGRGSDTVLAWTSERYGATVHIVVSGIGLTMMNYYTGDLRSDGTSTNPQELADIPGRVPDWFADAAAGTQS is encoded by the coding sequence ATGAACCCGGAACAGAAGGAAAACCTGGAACGGGCCGCGTCGCTTGAACCTATTGAGGCGTTCAAGCGAGACGTAGAGCCGGCGATCATTCGTGCGCGCGACACACTGATGACGCGTGAGAACTACAGGAGCTACGACGGCAACGATTACATCTACCGTAACGTTGTTGGTGACCAGGTTCTGTTCTCGATGGTGTCGCGTACGTACAATTTCGAAGAGCGCGATCCTGCCCGGGTGCGCGCTGCGTTTGACACAGAGCTGGGGCCCCTCGGTTTCGATTTCCGTGAACACGTCTATGAGGATGATGGCCGTGGCAGCGACACGGTCCTTGCCTGGACGAGCGAACGATACGGAGCGACCGTACACATCGTGGTGTCGGGTATCGGGTTGACAATGATGAACTATTACACGGGTGATCTGCGCAGCGATGGAACATCCACTAATCCCCAGGAACTGGCGGATATTCCGGGACGCGTGCCGGACTGGTTCGCCGACGCGGCCGCAGGCACGCAGTCGTGA